The following coding sequences are from one Rutidosis leptorrhynchoides isolate AG116_Rl617_1_P2 chromosome 11, CSIRO_AGI_Rlap_v1, whole genome shotgun sequence window:
- the LOC139875004 gene encoding uncharacterized mitochondrial protein AtMg01250-like, with protein sequence MACLHSNSISVLVNGSPTKEFRMRRGVRQGDPLSPYLFIIVAEGFNMLMKRAIESSLYKGLVIGKDKVKLTHLQYADDTVFFEEWNKSNLRNLIKLLICFEAM encoded by the coding sequence ATGGCATGTCTTCATTCTAATTCGATTTCGGTTCTTGTAAATGGCTCCCCGACAAAAGAATTTCGAATGAGAAGGGGTGTAAGGCAAGGAGATCCTTTGTCGCCTTACCTATTTATAATTGTGGCTGAGGGTTTCAATATGTTAATGAAGCGGGCAATCGAAAGTTCGCTTTATAAGGGTCTTGTAATAGGAAAGGATAAGGTCAAGTTAACGCATCTTCAATATGCAGACGACACGGTCTTCTTCGAAGAGTGGAACAAAAGTAATTTAAGGAATTTGATTAAGTTACTTATCTGTTTTGAAGCAATGTAA